A stretch of Saccharomyces eubayanus strain FM1318 chromosome I, whole genome shotgun sequence DNA encodes these proteins:
- the MTW1 gene encoding MIND complex subunit MTW1 produces MSAPTMRSTSILTEHLGYPPISLVDDIINAVNEIMYKCTAAMEKYLLSKSRIGEEDYGEEIKNGVAKLESLLENSVDKNFDKLELYVLRNVLRIPEEFLDANVFRLENQKDLVIVNDNEIKRSEEELREKVNDVELAFKKNEMLMKRVAKVKKLLVSIRGFKQKLSDLLKCKDDEQLQKILESLKPIDDTMTLLSSSLRKLYVDSESTSSTEEVEALLQKLKANGKHSKDYRTRYIDIRTNNILRRLGLLGDGETEGQSAESSIGVQGKEAVKLDIEEPRLDLLDDVL; encoded by the coding sequence ATGTCGGCACCGACAATGAGATCGACGTCAATACTGACGGAGCATTTAGGGTACCCACCTATCTCGCTCGTTGATGATATCATCAATGCTGTGAATGAAATTATGTATAAGTGCACAGCTGCCATGGAAAAGTATTTGTTATCCAAGAGTCGGATTGGTGAAGAGGATTATGGGGAAGAGATCAAAAACGGAGTGGCCAAGTTGGAGTCGCTATTGGAGAATTCTGTggataaaaattttgataaacTAGAATTATATGTTTTGAGAAACGTTCTCCGAATTCCTGAAGAGTTTTTAGATGCCAATGTTTTCAGACTAGAGAACCAAAAGGATCTGGTTATTGTGAATGATAACGAGATAAAAAGGAGCGAGGAGGAACTCAGAGAGAAAGTGAATGACGTTGAATTGgcattcaaaaaaaatgaaatgttAATGAAAAGGGTTGCcaaagtgaaaaaactACTCGTTAGCATAAGAGGTTTCAAGCAGAAACTGAGTGACTTGTTGAAGTGCAAGGATGACGAGCAGTTGCAAAAGATTTTGGAGTCGTTAAAACCTATAGACGACACAATGACATTACTGAGTAGTTCATTACGAAAATTATACGTGGATAGTGAAAGCACCAGTTCAACAGAGGAAGTGGAGGCACTATTACAAAAACTGAAGGCCAATGGGAAACACAGCAAGGATTATAGAACGCGATATATAGACATAAGGACTAACAATATCTTACGGAGGTTGGGGTTACTAGGCGATGGCGAGACAGAAGGCCAGTCCGCTGAATCTAGTATAGGGGTGCAAGGGAAGGAAGCTGTCAAACTAGATATCGAAGAACCTCGATTGGATTTACTCGATGATGTATTATAA
- the FUN19 gene encoding Fun19p: protein MGLCSPESEKSQLNMDYTSKNGSQSIFKHLNRHLKLNNNNNNDNNNLNGANMSSYSNHSPYDPSYDARINQNPQNSGTGCFSGSIDSLMDEHIIPSPPLSPKEESDFQHDASSHISSSALVGATPKGPVENVLTVKPAWPNGLTRKRYRYATYGFLSQYKIFSNLAQPYSKNIINRYNNLAYNNRYKYSKYNDELTPSSSRLPSPLASPNLNRQSRYNMRKQVLYNSNLGKFESDTEWISRERKVYSPQRRTMTTSPHRAKKFSPSASAPHTNIASMEAIHEAPQYVPNISWKKLPDFSPPLSTLPPDTNKSLKIEWKGSPMDLSADPLRDELHPAELVLAQTLRLPCDLYLDSKKRLFLEKVYRLRKGLPFRRTDAQKACRIDVNKASRLFQAFEKVGWLRDSNFTKYL, encoded by the coding sequence ATGGGTTTGTGTTCTCCTGAATCTGAAAAGTCTCAATTAAACATGGACTACACTTCAAAGAACGGTTCGCAATCCATTTTTAAGCACCTTAACCGGCATCTGAAActcaataacaacaataacaacgaCAATAACAATTTGAACGGCGCAAACATGAGCAGTTATAGCAATCACTCACCATACGACCCCTCATACGACGCAAGGATCAATCAGAACCCACAAAATAGCGGCACCGGATGCTTTTCTGGCAGCATTGACTCTTTGATGGATGAGCACATAATACCATCGCCACCTTTGTCACCCAAAGAGGAGTCGGATTTCCAGCACGATGCTTCATCTCACATATCCTCGTCAGCACTGGTGGGTGCCACGCCCAAGGGGCCTGTAGAGAATGTGTTGACCGTAAAGCCTGCGTGGCCCAATGGGTTAACAAGGAAGAGATACCGCTACGCCACTTATGGGTTTTTGTCCCAatacaaaattttcagcAATTTGGCACAACCATATTCCAAGAACATCATCAACAGGTATAACAATCTGGCCTATAACAACAGATACAAGTATTCCAAGTATAACGATGAATTAAccccttcttcttcaaggtTACCTTCTCCGCTAGCATCCCCGAATTTGAACAGACAATCAAGATATAATATGAGGAAACAGGTCCTTTACAACAGCAATCTGGGCAAGTTTGAATCTGACACTGAATGGATATCAAGGGAACGCAAAGTGTACTCACCGCAAAGAAGGACAATGACGACCAGTCCACACCGTGCCAAGAAGTTTTCACCCTCAGCATCCGCGCCTCATACTAATATTGCATCCATGGAGGCCATCCATGAAGCCCCTCAATACGTTCCCAATATCTCATGGAAAAAACTGCCTGATTTCTCTCCACCATTATCCACGCTACCTCCAGACACTAACAAATCACTCAAGATCGAGTGGAAGGGGTCCCCGATGGACCTGTCCGCAGACCCGCTGAGGGACGAACTGCATCCCGCCGAATTAGTGCTGGCTCAAACGCTAAGGCTACCTTGCGATTTGTATTTGGATTCCAAGAAAAGGTTGTTTCTGGAAAAGGTTTATAGATTAAGGAAGGGGTTGCCGTTTAGAAGAACCGATGCTCAGAAAGCTTGTAGGATTGATGTCAATAAAGCATCAAGATTGTTTCAAGCTTTTGAGAAAGTCGGCTGGCTAAGGGATTCgaattttacaaaatacTTATGA
- the POP5 gene encoding RNA-binding protein POP5 translates to MVRLKSRYILFEILYPPTDISVEESLSKGDILLSHHRASPAEVSIKAIIQEIRRSLSLNLGDYGSAKCSSLLQLKYFSNRTSTGIIRCHREDCDLVIMALMLMXKIGDVGGLIVNPVKVSGTIKKIEQFAIRRNSKILNLIKCDNEFLINDFKKLENENENENENDTD, encoded by the coding sequence ATGGTGCGTTTAAAGAGCAGATACATCCTATTCGAAATCCTGTACCCTCCTACAGACATCAGTGTCGAAGAATCCTTGTCCAAGGGCGACATTCTGTTGTCGCACCACAGGGCATCGCCCGCTGAAGTATCCATAAAGGCTATAATCCAAGAGATACGACGCTCGCTGTCGTTGAATCTGGGCGACTATGGGTCTGCCAAGTGCAGCTCTCTCTTGCAGTTGAAGTACTTCTCTAATAGGACGTCTACGGGGATAATCCGATGTCATCGAGAGGATTGTGATCTTGTCATTATGGCGTTGATGCTGATGTYGAAAATTGGTGATGTTGGTGGGCTGATCGTGAACCCCGTCAAGGTGAGTGGGACCATTAAGAAGATCGAGCAGTTTGCTATCAGAAGGAACtctaaaattttaaatttgataaagtGCGATAATGAGTTCCTGATTAACGACTTTAAGAAACTCGAgaacgaaaacgaaaacgaaaacgaaaacgacACCGATtag
- the PRP45 gene encoding mRNA splicing protein PRP45, with translation MFSSRLPPPKHSQPQTSTDLSSDRLEPAILTNEIAQSVKLDDFVPKRQSNFELPVPLPTQTDIQECAARTKSYIQRLVNAKLSSSNNKASSRYVTETHQAPTSLTLDNGRQIEVVSKQMDPLLPRFVGKKARKVVAPTVSDEVVPVLHMGGSNETGEADPNDWKIPAAVSNWKNPNGYTVALERRVGKAADGERVINDGFMKLSEALEGADKKARQEIKSKMDLKRRAMEQEALAKESKLKELSQRARQHHGAPQTGAVVKPKKQMSTVARLKELAYSQGRDVSDKVILGAARRSEQPDLQYDSRFFTRGANASSKRHEDQVYDNPLFAQQDIDSIYKTNYEQLDQAVNAKSEGASGSHGPIQFTKAESKDKPDEYGVQK, from the coding sequence ATGTTCAGCAGCAGACTACCACCTCCGAAACACTCACAACCCCAGACTTCGACGGATTTGAGCTCGGATCGTCTTGAGCCAGCAATATTAACTAATGAAATCGCGCAAAGCGTCAAGCTGGATGATTTTGTACCCAAGAGACAATCGAATTTCGAATTACCAGTGCCCCTACCAACCCAAACTGACATCCAAGAATGTGCAGCAAGAACCAAGTCATATATTCAGCGACTGGTGAACGCAAAATTGTCGAGTTCAAACAACAAGGCCTCATCGAGATACGTAACCGAAACACATCAAGCCCCCACCAGTCTAACACTGGATAACGGCCGCCAAATTGAAGTGGTATCTAAGCAAATGGACCCATTGCTGCCAAGGTTTGTTGGGAAAAAGGCCAGGAAGGTGGTAGCACCCACGGTAAGTGATGAAGTGGTGCCCGTTCTTCATATGGGTGGTAGCAATGAAACGGGTGAGGCTGATCCAAATGACTGGAAGATACCAGCAGCTGTTTCGAACTGGAAGAACCCCAATGGATATACTGTGGCCTTGGAAAGACGTGTGGGGAAAGCCGCTGACGGTGAACGTGTCATTAACGATGGGTTTATGAAACTATCCGAGGCGTTGGAAGGTGCTGACAAGAAAGCCAGACAAGAGATCAAGTCCAAAATGGATTTGAAACGACGTGCTATGGAACAAGAAGCGTTGGCCAAGGAATCTAAGTTGAAAGAGTTGAGCCAGCGAGCCAGACAACACCACGGAGCCCCTCAAACGGGGGCCGTGGTGAAACCCAAGAAGCAAATGAGCACAGTGGCTAGACTAAAAGAGCTGGCCTACTCTCAAGGAAGAGATGTGTCGGATAAAGTGATTCTGGGCGCTGCTAGGCGCTCAGAGCAGCCCGACCTGCAGTACGATTCGAGGTTTTTCACCAGAGGTGCCAATGCCTCCTCCAAGAGACACGAGGACCAAGTGTACGACAACCCGCTGTTTGCTCAACAGGACATCGACAGCATATACAAGACCAACTACGAGCAGCTGGACCAAGCGGTCAATGCGAAAAGCGAAGGTGCCAGCGGGTCTCATGGCCCCATTCAGTTCACTAAAGCAGAATCCAAGGACAAACCTGATGAATATGGGGTTCAGAAATGA